From [Clostridium] symbiosum, a single genomic window includes:
- a CDS encoding HAD family hydrolase: MISFDLDMTLLDHKTGKITPSALESIDRLRKKHKIVLATGRDMDNYYSSIYRDIVQPDAIVHMNGTKITVGDTLIFEHHFNKKLLKDLLCYCDREGYGIGMTLGDDDFYIHPEVIEASDIRAWGSCGRRFKDPWQMLDMNIRTLAFIGEESQVRRVEAEFPDLSMPLFAGRRGADVMERGISKADGLTRLAKYFGEKEDLSDTIAFGDSMNDLEVIRKAGTGIAMGNAVDELKEAADYVTSSIAEDGIYRACLHLGLLAD; this comes from the coding sequence ATGATCAGTTTTGACCTCGACATGACACTGCTCGACCACAAGACCGGAAAAATCACTCCCAGCGCTCTTGAGTCAATCGACAGACTGAGAAAAAAACATAAAATCGTGCTCGCAACCGGACGCGATATGGATAATTACTACAGCAGCATTTACCGTGACATCGTTCAGCCGGATGCCATCGTCCACATGAACGGAACGAAGATAACCGTCGGCGATACTCTGATTTTCGAGCATCATTTCAACAAGAAACTCCTGAAGGATCTCCTCTGCTACTGCGACCGTGAGGGCTATGGTATCGGTATGACGCTGGGGGACGACGATTTTTATATTCATCCCGAAGTTATCGAAGCCAGCGATATCAGGGCCTGGGGAAGCTGCGGCAGACGTTTTAAAGATCCATGGCAGATGCTCGATATGAACATCCGCACCCTGGCCTTTATCGGCGAGGAATCACAGGTACGCCGGGTTGAAGCAGAATTTCCGGATCTCAGCATGCCGCTCTTTGCCGGACGCCGCGGAGCCGACGTTATGGAACGTGGAATCTCAAAGGCGGACGGCCTTACCCGTCTGGCCAAATATTTCGGAGAAAAAGAAGATCTCTCCGACACGATCGCCTTCGGGGACAGCATGAACGATCTGGAAGTAATCAGAAAAGCAGGCACCGGCATTGCCATGGGCAATGCAGTTGATGAATTAAAAGAGGCCGCCGACTATGTGACTTCCTCCATTGCTGAGGACGGCATCTACCGCGCCTGCCTGCATCTCGGTCTTCTGGCCGACTGA
- a CDS encoding winged helix-turn-helix domain-containing protein — protein sequence MKIYLDETSSLPKYQQITEQLYAMIRSGELKAGEKLPPERELGKENQIARGTVQMAYQELIRQGAAYAVRGSGTYISDVGGILKEEILTREINHIFERAEQMGLQTRQVVDIFRRQMARHMAGDVKLMTAWVDCCPEALQLAKNEYKNVENNSIQQFLLENVLKEPQLLRDNFDLIVTTTHHYETLIQAFPDLVNKLEVITVVTSSETLIELAQISPEIRVVAWTISNRFMENLLWQIRDLENIHIVKTFVSDKERDEIEESLKDADLLLTTKEYRNLGEPFMINLIKKYKDRGGRVLDFEYVFDPGSILHLQTRICEKIAEKEKNML from the coding sequence ATGAAAATTTATCTGGATGAGACATCATCACTGCCTAAATACCAGCAGATAACAGAGCAGCTCTACGCAATGATACGAAGCGGCGAGCTGAAAGCGGGGGAGAAACTGCCCCCTGAACGTGAACTTGGAAAAGAAAACCAGATAGCCAGAGGGACGGTACAGATGGCATATCAGGAGCTGATCCGCCAGGGAGCCGCTTATGCCGTCCGGGGAAGCGGGACGTATATCTCCGACGTGGGAGGCATCCTGAAAGAGGAAATTCTGACCAGGGAGATTAATCATATTTTCGAGCGCGCGGAGCAGATGGGACTGCAGACCCGTCAGGTGGTGGATATCTTCCGAAGGCAGATGGCCCGCCATATGGCCGGGGACGTCAAACTGATGACGGCCTGGGTGGACTGCTGCCCGGAGGCGCTCCAGCTTGCCAAGAACGAGTATAAGAATGTGGAAAATAACAGCATCCAGCAGTTCCTTTTAGAGAATGTCCTGAAGGAGCCCCAGCTTCTGAGAGATAATTTCGATCTGATTGTAACGACGACCCACCACTATGAGACACTGATCCAGGCGTTTCCCGATCTTGTCAATAAGCTGGAGGTAATAACGGTTGTTACGAGCAGCGAGACTCTGATAGAGCTGGCTCAGATTTCTCCCGAGATAAGGGTGGTCGCATGGACGATCAGCAACCGGTTTATGGAAAATCTTCTGTGGCAGATCCGGGATTTGGAGAATATCCACATCGTAAAGACCTTTGTATCGGATAAGGAGAGGGATGAGATTGAAGAGAGCTTAAAAGACGCGGATCTGCTGCTGACGACAAAAGAGTACCGGAACCTGGGTGAGCCGTTTATGATCAACCTGATTAAAAAATACAAGGACCGTGGAGGAAGAGTTCTGGACTTCGAATATGTTTTTGACCCCGGCTCTATTCTCCATCTCCAGACCCGCATCTGTGAGAAAATAGCGGAAAAAGAGAAGAATATGCTTTAG
- a CDS encoding aconitase X catalytic domain-containing protein, whose translation MKLTNYEQDVLNGKYGEGASMAMEIQVAIGETFDAPRMVPVTRTHVALSAQDADLWFAEKLLSKGAKCKIPPTINPSICIKYLNEHLHEVPEEGKNIVFATNEAYRKLGAQLTFDCTPYLQQNVPAYGEVIAFSESSATPYVNSVIGARTNREGANSALCAAITGVVPEYGLLFDENRKAEILVDVQADVKTDFDYQILGWCYPEKYKGLEVPVFKGIKERPTPEGFMNFGAQLNTSGCVSMYHIAGITPEAPTVEAAVGNKKIKREIVITDKDLQDTRERLCNEPGKIDFAMFGCPHITIRQVGIIAKICEGRKFKVDTWLLTSSLTRELADRMGYLSIIQRAGGHIVADTCIDVPPCWKPYYGSVGVTDSPKCAYYNEIRGIKFLIRPIEEAVEAAISGKVVK comes from the coding sequence ATGAAACTCACAAATTACGAACAGGATGTGCTTAATGGGAAATATGGGGAAGGCGCATCCATGGCAATGGAGATTCAGGTTGCGATTGGAGAAACATTTGACGCGCCGAGGATGGTACCGGTAACAAGAACTCATGTGGCTCTGAGCGCACAGGATGCAGACCTCTGGTTCGCGGAGAAGCTGCTTTCAAAAGGGGCGAAATGTAAGATTCCGCCGACCATCAACCCGAGCATCTGTATCAAGTACCTGAATGAACATCTGCACGAGGTTCCCGAAGAGGGAAAGAACATCGTGTTCGCCACCAACGAAGCTTACCGCAAACTGGGCGCCCAGCTTACCTTTGACTGCACACCTTATCTGCAGCAGAATGTTCCGGCCTATGGGGAGGTCATTGCATTCTCTGAGTCGAGTGCAACGCCTTATGTCAATTCGGTAATTGGTGCCAGAACCAACAGGGAAGGAGCCAACAGCGCCCTCTGTGCCGCTATCACCGGCGTAGTTCCGGAGTACGGGCTTCTCTTTGATGAGAACAGAAAAGCTGAAATACTGGTGGATGTCCAGGCCGACGTTAAAACCGATTTTGATTACCAGATTTTAGGCTGGTGTTATCCGGAGAAATATAAAGGACTAGAAGTTCCCGTGTTCAAGGGAATTAAAGAAAGGCCAACGCCGGAAGGATTTATGAATTTCGGGGCACAGCTCAATACATCGGGCTGCGTATCCATGTACCATATAGCAGGAATTACCCCGGAGGCACCGACCGTGGAAGCCGCCGTCGGAAATAAGAAGATTAAACGGGAAATCGTTATTACTGACAAGGATTTGCAGGATACGAGAGAGAGGCTCTGCAACGAGCCCGGAAAGATCGATTTTGCCATGTTCGGATGTCCGCATATCACAATCCGTCAGGTTGGCATTATTGCAAAAATCTGTGAAGGAAGAAAATTCAAAGTGGATACCTGGCTGCTGACCAGCTCGCTGACAAGAGAACTGGCTGACAGGATGGGATACTTAAGCATCATCCAGAGGGCCGGAGGCCACATTGTAGCCGATACCTGTATTGATGTACCGCCGTGCTGGAAACCGTATTACGGTTCTGTAGGAGTGACGGATTCCCCGAAATGTGCATATTACAACGAAATCCGTGGAATCAAATTCTTAATCCGCCCGATTGAAGAAGCGGTAGAGGCGGCAATTTCAGGAAAGGTGGTTAAATAA
- a CDS encoding DUF126 domain-containing protein, with translation MERTYHCAKIAKGTAKAEALVSKDAVCFYLVVPETGELIERNHDINGKNVAGKILIMPSGKGSSVVQADGLYKLLMKGKHPSGLIVETADTVLVTAAVAMEIPMVHKVDPEFFKEIKDGMIVSMDATNGIITVND, from the coding sequence ATGGAACGTACATATCACTGCGCAAAGATTGCGAAAGGAACAGCCAAAGCTGAGGCGCTGGTATCCAAAGATGCCGTGTGCTTTTATCTTGTAGTACCGGAGACGGGGGAGCTCATTGAACGCAACCATGATATCAACGGAAAAAACGTGGCGGGAAAAATTCTTATCATGCCATCCGGGAAAGGCAGCTCTGTAGTCCAGGCCGACGGGCTCTATAAACTTTTGATGAAAGGAAAACATCCATCCGGTCTGATTGTGGAGACGGCGGATACGGTGCTTGTAACAGCGGCCGTGGCGATGGAAATTCCGATGGTTCATAAGGTAGACCCGGAATTCTTTAAGGAAATCAAGGACGGAATGATCGTATCAATGGATGCTACAAATGGAATTATTACCGTAAACGATTGA
- a CDS encoding TRAP transporter substrate-binding protein: MKRRIKAAAAILTAVSLVTGLTACGSSSSSSGTPAAQADTKSDTSSQNQPAGDSGYTGESYQISIGHICSESHSLHKCCLAFKEEVESRSGGKITVEIHPNSELGGDEAMLESVALGTLTMVVPSANLLSAYVDGFQVLGMPYLFENPQQAFDAMDGDLGTILNKKLEDNNVGLINLGYNFNGIRNMTNNKRPIKTPDDLKGLKMRCMSNQVYIKMFEALGANATPMSWSELFTAMQQGTVDGEENPASLIYESKFQEVQKYISTTEHIYDFCGIVINRDFYEGMDEQARKILDDAVQTKLIDEQRSMELDNNGEYLKKLQEEGMELTELTPEERKVFAEKVTPMYENWETTYGQDIVDAVEKYRAE, from the coding sequence ATGAAACGAAGAATAAAGGCAGCAGCGGCAATCCTGACAGCAGTCAGCCTAGTAACAGGTCTTACGGCTTGTGGCTCATCAAGCAGCTCTTCCGGCACACCGGCGGCTCAGGCCGACACAAAGAGTGATACATCGTCTCAAAATCAGCCGGCCGGAGATTCCGGATACACGGGGGAATCCTATCAGATCAGTATCGGACATATCTGTTCTGAGAGCCACTCCCTTCACAAATGCTGTCTGGCTTTTAAGGAGGAAGTGGAATCCAGGTCGGGCGGTAAGATTACCGTGGAGATTCATCCCAACAGTGAGCTTGGCGGTGATGAGGCGATGCTCGAATCCGTAGCGCTGGGAACACTTACCATGGTAGTTCCGTCGGCCAACCTGCTGAGTGCCTATGTGGATGGATTCCAGGTTCTGGGAATGCCATACCTCTTCGAAAATCCGCAGCAGGCATTTGACGCAATGGATGGAGATTTAGGAACCATTCTGAACAAGAAGCTGGAGGACAATAACGTAGGTCTTATAAATCTTGGTTATAACTTTAACGGCATCAGAAATATGACCAATAACAAACGGCCAATCAAGACTCCTGATGATTTGAAGGGACTCAAAATGCGCTGTATGAGCAACCAGGTATACATAAAGATGTTTGAAGCGCTCGGCGCAAATGCAACCCCGATGAGCTGGAGTGAACTTTTCACGGCAATGCAGCAGGGAACCGTAGACGGGGAGGAAAACCCGGCATCCCTGATTTATGAATCAAAATTCCAGGAGGTGCAGAAATATATCAGCACAACAGAGCACATCTATGATTTCTGCGGAATCGTTATCAACAGAGATTTCTATGAGGGAATGGATGAGCAGGCAAGGAAGATTCTGGATGACGCAGTACAGACAAAACTGATCGACGAACAGCGTTCCATGGAATTAGACAACAATGGAGAATATCTGAAAAAACTGCAGGAAGAGGGAATGGAGCTTACGGAACTCACACCGGAAGAGCGTAAGGTATTTGCGGAGAAGGTTACTCCGATGTATGAAAACTGGGAGACTACCTATGGCCAGGATATTGTGGATGCGGTGGAGAAATACAGAGCCGAATAA
- a CDS encoding TRAP transporter small permease — protein MKKIINFYNQLEAHLLVCSLIFTVILVFFQVILRYVFGSSLSWSEELARYIFIWQIWLGTSVAQRDNSHVRIEVLGGTGEGRRKDIIRIISDVIWLAFCLLLVKYGFELVVSIQKRGLISAAMRMPMYLVYLSLPVSQLAVSIRIIGELWQKIRGLKNDGGEIREGGEGA, from the coding sequence ATGAAGAAAATCATAAACTTTTATAATCAGCTGGAAGCGCATCTTCTGGTGTGCAGCCTGATTTTTACCGTGATTCTCGTCTTCTTCCAGGTAATTCTGAGATATGTGTTCGGATCCTCACTTTCCTGGTCGGAAGAACTGGCAAGATACATTTTTATCTGGCAAATCTGGCTCGGCACCAGCGTGGCCCAGAGGGATAATTCCCATGTCCGCATTGAGGTTCTGGGCGGCACAGGTGAGGGCAGACGTAAAGACATAATCCGCATCATTTCTGATGTGATTTGGCTGGCGTTTTGTCTGCTGCTTGTAAAATATGGATTTGAACTGGTAGTTTCCATCCAGAAACGCGGCCTCATTTCGGCCGCGATGAGGATGCCGATGTACCTTGTATATTTGAGTCTCCCTGTCAGCCAGCTGGCGGTGTCAATCAGAATTATCGGAGAATTATGGCAGAAAATCCGCGGACTTAAAAATGATGGAGGAGAGATTAGGGAAGGAGGCGAAGGAGCTTGA
- a CDS encoding TRAP transporter large permease, protein MNIAVLFGSFILMMALSVPVGYAIGIATFITLTCFSNIPVALITQNAITGCDSFPLMAIPFFMLAGNLMSSGGIAKRIVDFADTLLGWIQGGLCIVTTIACMFFAAISGSAMATTSAIGGFMIPEMEKRGYSRPFSAALAASAGTIGVIIPPSIPFVIYAVVVGESISDLFMAGIVPGILMGVVLIIVSVFRTGGENVSRGEKPTIKKVWVSFKGAFWALLTPVIILGGIYSGIFTPTESAVVAVVYCFVVSVFIYREIDLKGVYDSFYRSISVNGMTTFMVGLSMAFAAYLTMERIPHKIAATMLSVTDNRIILLLLINLFLLFIGCLIDNIPATIILSPILLPVVTQIGMSPITFGVMLTMNLAIGFVTPPYGINLFVAAGISGEPMTRLIKPMLFFIGGLLIALGLTTFCEPVTLGLLGLLK, encoded by the coding sequence TTGAATATAGCCGTACTGTTTGGTTCATTTATCCTGATGATGGCTTTGTCTGTGCCGGTCGGTTATGCCATAGGCATTGCAACCTTTATCACATTGACCTGCTTTTCTAACATCCCGGTGGCTCTGATTACACAGAACGCCATTACCGGCTGTGATTCATTCCCGCTTATGGCGATCCCGTTCTTTATGCTGGCCGGAAACCTGATGAGCAGCGGAGGTATCGCGAAAAGAATCGTAGATTTTGCCGATACACTTTTGGGATGGATTCAGGGTGGACTTTGCATCGTTACAACGATTGCCTGTATGTTCTTTGCGGCCATTTCCGGTTCCGCGATGGCAACCACATCGGCAATCGGCGGATTCATGATACCTGAAATGGAAAAACGCGGTTACAGCCGGCCGTTCAGCGCCGCGCTGGCAGCCTCGGCCGGAACGATAGGCGTCATCATTCCGCCCAGTATCCCCTTTGTCATCTACGCCGTAGTCGTAGGGGAATCCATCAGCGACCTGTTTATGGCAGGCATCGTACCCGGCATATTAATGGGCGTGGTCCTGATTATCGTATCCGTTTTCCGTACGGGCGGAGAAAATGTAAGCAGGGGAGAAAAACCAACCATAAAAAAGGTTTGGGTATCGTTCAAGGGAGCCTTCTGGGCGCTGTTGACACCGGTCATCATCCTGGGCGGAATTTATTCCGGCATTTTCACCCCGACCGAGTCGGCGGTTGTGGCTGTTGTATACTGCTTTGTAGTCAGCGTATTTATCTACAGGGAAATAGATTTGAAGGGAGTCTACGACTCATTTTACCGGAGTATCAGCGTCAACGGAATGACGACATTTATGGTCGGATTATCAATGGCCTTTGCCGCATATCTGACAATGGAACGGATACCGCATAAGATTGCTGCAACCATGCTGAGCGTTACGGACAACAGGATTATCCTGCTTCTTTTAATCAACCTGTTCCTGCTGTTTATCGGATGCCTGATTGACAACATCCCGGCTACAATCATTCTTTCCCCGATTCTGCTGCCGGTAGTAACACAGATTGGCATGTCCCCGATTACGTTTGGTGTTATGCTCACAATGAACCTGGCAATCGGTTTCGTTACACCGCCTTACGGCATCAACCTGTTCGTGGCGGCCGGAATTTCGGGAGAGCCGATGACGCGGCTGATAAAGCCGATGCTGTTCTTTATCGGCGGCCTGTTGATTGCACTTGGCCTTACGACATTCTGTGAGCCGGTTACGCTGGGGCTTTTAGGGCTGTTGAAGTGA
- a CDS encoding lactate racemase domain-containing protein, producing the protein MPLLLEEDYNIQLPAMHRVRQKFERPQVQDLQGKIREEMAKDQVAGKIKKGQRVAVAVGSRGIRNLAAIVRGVVDEIKKYGGDPFIVSAMGSHGGGTEEGQKEILTGYGITEEAMGVPVIARLDVVEIGTLKSGTKVYFDKTAYEADLVVPINRVKIHTDFVADIQSGLCKMLVIGLGNHIGCTSIHEESFDYFGEVLKEAASMIMQSVNVGFGVAVLENAYDETAWIEAVPSENMIEREKQLVKMAAGNMPTLMIPEIDILIVEKIGKDISGCGYDPNILGKSYLLKEFILAVPKIDKMVLLDLSEETHGNGVGLGIFDITTKKVFEQLDYESIYANGIAVKDLDDCKIPVIAKDEDEAVKIAVKVLRGADKKRLKIVRIESTLRLEYIEVSDALLPLVEADERLELV; encoded by the coding sequence ATGCCTTTGCTGTTAGAGGAAGATTATAATATCCAACTTCCGGCTATGCACCGGGTACGGCAAAAGTTCGAACGCCCACAAGTTCAAGACCTGCAAGGAAAAATCCGTGAGGAGATGGCAAAAGACCAGGTGGCCGGAAAAATAAAAAAAGGCCAGCGGGTGGCCGTAGCGGTAGGAAGCCGCGGAATCAGGAATCTGGCCGCCATTGTACGCGGCGTCGTGGATGAAATAAAAAAATATGGGGGAGACCCCTTCATTGTATCTGCCATGGGAAGCCACGGAGGCGGAACGGAGGAAGGACAGAAAGAAATCCTGACCGGATACGGAATCACAGAGGAAGCCATGGGAGTTCCCGTTATCGCGCGTCTGGATGTGGTGGAGATAGGAACGCTGAAGAGCGGCACAAAAGTATATTTCGACAAGACGGCTTATGAAGCCGATCTGGTGGTGCCAATCAACAGGGTGAAAATCCATACGGACTTCGTAGCCGATATCCAGAGCGGACTCTGCAAGATGCTGGTGATTGGGCTTGGAAACCATATCGGCTGCACCTCGATCCATGAGGAGAGCTTCGACTATTTTGGAGAGGTGCTGAAGGAAGCAGCCTCCATGATTATGCAGTCCGTCAATGTCGGTTTCGGCGTAGCGGTACTGGAAAATGCATACGATGAAACGGCATGGATCGAGGCGGTTCCGTCGGAAAACATGATAGAGCGGGAAAAACAGCTTGTCAAAATGGCGGCTGGGAACATGCCGACCCTGATGATACCGGAGATCGATATATTGATCGTGGAGAAGATAGGAAAAGACATTTCCGGCTGTGGCTACGACCCCAATATTCTGGGAAAAAGCTATCTGTTGAAAGAATTTATTCTGGCTGTGCCGAAAATCGACAAGATGGTTCTTCTGGACCTTTCGGAGGAAACCCATGGCAACGGCGTGGGGCTTGGAATTTTCGACATCACAACGAAAAAAGTATTTGAACAACTTGACTATGAGTCCATCTATGCCAACGGGATTGCGGTAAAGGATTTGGACGACTGCAAGATCCCGGTGATTGCAAAAGATGAAGATGAAGCGGTTAAAATTGCAGTAAAGGTACTTCGCGGAGCCGATAAAAAGCGTCTTAAGATCGTCAGGATTGAAAGCACGCTGAGGCTGGAGTATATAGAGGTTTCGGATGCGCTGCTTCCTTTGGTGGAGGCGGATGAGAGGCTGGAACTCGTTTGA
- a CDS encoding IS3 family transposase has product MNDSSCVFEIICNTLQQSSNALSVKELCSTAGVSRSGYYAWLKAAPARELQEQKDRADFERILAAYRLHGYTKGAKGIYMALLHMTPPAVMNLKKIRRLMDKFQLSCPHRGPNPYKRMARALKTSHVADNLLKREFDCYGPRMVLLTDITYLPYNGTSAYLSTVLDAFTRQILSYVLSESLEVDFVLETVKRLVKNHGISLKAETILHSDQGCHYTSYRFIRILSDKKLRQSMSRRGNCWDNAPQESFFGHMKDHIRAKLAQCGTFREVQSLIDDYMEYYNNRRYQWQLAKLAPNEFYDFITTGEYPLDISNVPALPAIARKPEELGASAGPSRTENHPNQ; this is encoded by the coding sequence ATGAACGATTCTTCCTGTGTATTCGAAATCATCTGTAACACCCTGCAGCAAAGCTCAAATGCCCTTTCGGTGAAAGAACTTTGTTCCACCGCCGGTGTTTCCAGGAGCGGTTACTATGCCTGGCTAAAGGCGGCCCCGGCCAGGGAGCTTCAGGAACAGAAGGACCGTGCGGATTTTGAACGGATCCTGGCGGCTTACCGGCTCCATGGTTATACAAAAGGGGCCAAAGGCATCTATATGGCCCTGCTTCATATGACCCCTCCGGCCGTCATGAACCTGAAAAAAATACGGAGGCTGATGGATAAGTTCCAGCTTTCCTGCCCACACCGTGGCCCCAACCCTTATAAAAGGATGGCAAGAGCCCTGAAAACCAGCCATGTCGCCGATAACCTGCTAAAGCGGGAGTTCGACTGCTATGGTCCCAGGATGGTCCTGTTAACCGATATCACTTACCTGCCTTATAACGGGACCTCTGCTTATTTATCAACGGTCCTGGATGCCTTCACCCGGCAGATCCTTTCGTATGTGCTGAGCGAATCCCTGGAAGTGGATTTTGTCCTTGAAACGGTGAAGCGGCTGGTTAAAAACCATGGGATTTCCCTTAAGGCGGAAACCATTCTCCACAGTGACCAGGGCTGCCATTATACCAGCTACCGATTCATCCGCATCCTTTCCGACAAGAAGCTGCGCCAATCCATGTCACGCCGGGGAAACTGCTGGGACAATGCCCCACAGGAAAGTTTCTTTGGCCATATGAAAGATCACATCCGGGCGAAACTGGCCCAATGCGGGACCTTTCGCGAAGTACAGTCCCTCATTGATGACTATATGGAGTATTACAATAACCGGCGTTATCAATGGCAACTTGCAAAGCTTGCCCCAAATGAGTTTTACGATTTTATCACCACCGGTGAATATCCACTGGATATTTCAAACGTACCGGCACTTCCGGCGATTGCCCGGAAACCGGAGGAACTTGGTGCCAGTGCGGGCCCCTCCCGCACAGAGAATCACCCAAACCAATAG
- a CDS encoding HTH domain-containing protein, whose translation MIKNLFTAEQVLMLRENPYTYRVDQSRLAFTKEFKELFYSEYQAGAPPRQILAKYGYDPAILGQRRVWGISGHIREQYNKYGGFHEGSVPFSRAKPASSDSGMPVSEKEELKQLRHEVDYLKQEVAFLKKISSIRTTRK comes from the coding sequence ATGATCAAAAATCTTTTTACCGCTGAACAGGTTCTGATGCTGCGTGAAAACCCTTACACCTACCGGGTGGACCAGTCCCGCTTAGCTTTTACCAAAGAATTCAAGGAGCTCTTTTATTCGGAGTATCAGGCAGGGGCGCCTCCCCGGCAGATCCTGGCAAAATACGGCTATGATCCCGCCATTCTCGGTCAGCGGAGGGTATGGGGCATTTCCGGCCATATCCGGGAGCAGTACAACAAATATGGCGGTTTCCACGAAGGGAGTGTCCCTTTCAGCAGGGCCAAACCCGCCTCTTCGGACTCTGGTATGCCGGTATCGGAGAAAGAAGAACTCAAACAGCTCCGGCACGAAGTGGATTACCTAAAACAGGAAGTTGCCTTTCTAAAAAAAATTTCCTCCATCCGGACCACAAGGAAGTAG